One Cucumis melo cultivar AY chromosome 8, USDA_Cmelo_AY_1.0, whole genome shotgun sequence genomic window, tcttgaagactggaatcaataaaccagactgcattgtttggaaccacatttttgatactcatctggtgacaccagataataagaaagctgaatggacagacccaacagcacacctaactatatggacagaaaaagatgtcgaatactatttcaacactgctgttggtgattacaacgacataccagggtggggagatgtcaactacgtgattacctgcatcaacataaaagaacactggttggctattgcagctgatatgagaaaatgcaggatctacgtgttcgactcaatgccaaattatgttgagcagaaacttgttgatgaagctcttcaaatgcctgcacgatgcattgcctcactcgcgattgcaattggagtcaacctccattcagatcgtttcacatatggcccttggccaatacgcagatcgaaggccacattacagaaagggcgttcattggattgtggaattttctgtaccaaatttgttgaatgccttgtaactgctagtgaccttggttgtctaactgtgccaaacatgaaactgtttagacaacaatatgtgctggaactttgggccaataaatacttttgctaaataaaaaaatatatattcgttcttgtacttttcagttaatatttgtattcgtttatataatttttttatgtaatttttatagagagaataacatattataattttaaactttgttataaaataaatactttgtgatattttcaattaaacgcgaccaaaattgagaaagaatatttgagttaatatttgtattcgtttagatacatatcacaaaatattcgtgtagagaaatactcatcgcgcacatatgtataaacgatcttcttaataaacgatgtctaaacgatcttcttaataaacgtcaaaatattaagcgatcgtttagtaaagtctaaacgatcgtttggtaaagtctaaacgatcgtttggtaagtgtaaacgatcttcttaataaacgatgtctaaacgatcttcttaataaacgtcaaaatattaagcgatcgtttagtaaagtctaaacgatcgtttggtaaagtctaaacgatcgtttggtacagtctaaacgatcgtttggtaaagtctaaacgatattcttaaaatcataaaaaaattcagcgatcgtttagctacaagtagttttgcaacatagagaataatcgatactactaattgaaatgtcaattgatactaattgaaatgcaacatacacaataatcgaacagccaattgatacttgtgatttatgttaatatttcaatacataggagtgttggtccatacttgaaatgctaattgttttctaaagtatgacatgttttcttgacataatgtatctaaaccaacaccagcagctatgtactcaaaatacttaattgcgaatacgccacaatcacaattatttcgttgaagtggaattgagtcaacaatgacaa contains:
- the LOC127150432 gene encoding uncharacterized protein LOC127150432; the encoded protein is MLHLKHHCKRSFRILHSSFLTGINKPDCIVWNHIFDTHLVTPDNKKAEWTDPTAHLTIWTEKDVEYYFNTAVGDYNDIPGWGDVNYVITCINIKEHWLAIAADMRKCRIYVFDSMPNYVEQKLVDEALQMPARCIASLAIAIGVNLHSDRFTYGPWPIRRSKATLQKGRSLDCGIFCTKFVECLVTASDLGCLTVPNMKLFRQQYVLELWANKYFC